From Candidatus Methylomirabilis lanthanidiphila:
GTCGTTGATGCCGTTCCGCAGCGCCTGTCCGGCGCGTTCGGCTTTGTTCTGGACGTGGCCGTCGGCCAGAAGCGGGAGCGTCGCCAGGCCGGCCGCCGCCGAGAGCGGATTCGCGTTAAAGGTCCCGGCGTGCCACACTCGCTCTTCCCGGTTCCAGGTCTGATCGTCCCTGAACACCAGTTGGTCCATCAAGGGCGCGCTGCCGACAACAGCCCCGCCAGGCAGCCCCCCAGCCAGGATCTTGGCCAGTGTCGTCAGATCTGCGTATATTCCATACCGCTGCTGTGCGCCGCCAGGGGCCAACCGGAAGCCGCTGATCACCTCATCAAAGATGAGCACGATGCCCCGGGCGCGGGTAAATTCTCTTAGTTGTCTCAGGAAGCTGTGGTCGACAGGGATCGTCCCGCAACTGCCGCCTGCCGGCTCCAGGATGACGCCGCCTATGTCATCTCTGCCCGAGACCAGAGTTACGAATGCATCCCAGTCGTTCGGTGGACAAATGAGGATTCCATCAAGGACGCTTTGTGGTACGCCGGCGGAAGCCGGCCGGTCAAAGGGCGGACGGATCGCGGCCGCCGCATAGTCGTGCCACCCGTGAAAGTGGCCTTCGAACTTGACGATCTTGTCTCTACCGGTCGCGGCCCTGGCGAGCCGGATCGCCAGAAGCGTCGCCTCAGTCCCCGAGCCGACGAAGCGGACTCGATCGATCCATGGATTGAGCTTCAGCACCTGCTCAGCCCACCGAATCTCCAGTTCGTGACAGGCGCCGTAGTGGGTCCCGCGACCAAGCTGTTCGGCAATGGCCTGTTGGATAGTCGGATAGTTGTGGCCAAGAATGAGCGCCCCATGTCCCATCCAGTAGTCGATCAACTCGTGGCCATCGACGTCCCACTTTCGGGAGCCGCCGGCCCGATCGACATAGATCGGGAACGGATGGAGGTGCCGGATGTCGTGGGTCAGGCCGCCGGCAATCGCCGCCTTGGCCTGGCCGAACAGGGCATCCGAACGAGGATGTGTGCGGCGAAACTGCTCATAGATCGATGCCTCGCTCTTCTTCAATCCTTTATCTCCCTCACCACGGCCTGCGTGACGTTTTCGAGTTTTGAGTTTCAAGTTTCGAGGCCGAAGTAGAGATTTCTCCACCGCGAAACCCGAAACGCGAAACCCGAAACTTGACTCGGAGAACGTACCATGCCCTCCCCTTACTGTCAACGCGGCCAGACGTGCGACGGTAGCTTGTTCTACTACCAATCCACGCAGACGCTACCTGTCGTTAACGATTACTTTATAGCGGGCAATATCACTGCGATATGTTTAATACGGTGTTTTTCAGGCCAAGAAATGATAATTTTCACAAGCTTAAAAATGACTTGACAGTGATGTTGGGGTGGGCTAAAAGAGACACCTCTTCAACAACGCAATGCCGGAAATTATACATGGAATACGGTTTTCCACAGCACCCCTGTCTATCAAATCGGTTGCGCGCCGGGGGCAATCGTTCCCTTTGTAAGGCGGGACAACCACTTACGCCTTATCCACACCTGTGGATAAATCTGTGGATAATAGAAACCGCGTCCGGTAGCGATTCTCTGGGAATAGTCAAGAGATTATTCAATATATTCAATATGTTACATAAGGAGGCTTCCTGTGGATAACAATGGTCACGGCGCGGCGGTGAACCCGACCAATTCTTCGGCGAAGGCGGATGACATCTGGAAAGAAGCCCTGGCAACCATCCAGGGCAAGGTCACACGCCAGAGCTTCGACAATTGGTTTCGCCCTCTGGCCCTGGAGTCAATGGAAGGCTCATGCGTCACGGTTCGGCTCCCGAACCAATTCTTCAAGGAGTGGTTCGAAGACCACCATCTGGGTGTCCTCAAATCGGTATTTACGGACCTGATGTTCACCGGCGTCGAGGTGGTCCTCCGTGTTGCTGAACCGACCGGGCCGAGCGAGTCGGATGTGAGGCCCGAGCCTGTTGTGAGGCGATCGGTCAAGCGATACCGGAATGAAGCTGCGATCCTCAATCCGAAGTACACCTTTGAGAACTTCGTTGTTGGCAGCTCCAGCCAGTTCGCCCACGCCGGCTGTCTGGCCGTCGCAGAGCAACTGTCGAAAGCGTACAACCCGCTCTTTATCTATGGGGGTGTGGGTCTCGGAAAGACGCACCTGCTCCACGCCATCGGCCACCTGGTCCTTAAGCGCAACAACCGGCTCAAACTGTCCTATGTCTCATCCGAGAAGTTTACGAATGATCTGATTAATGCCATCCGTTTCGATTCCACCGGCGAGTTCCGTAACCGCTACCGCAGCCTGGACCTGCTGCTCATTGACGATATCCAGTTTATTGCCGGCAAGGAGCGGACCCAGGAGGAGTTCTTTCATACCTTCAACGAGCTGTACGATTCCTCGAAACAGATTGTGATCTCCTCCGACAGCCTGCCGCGCGAGATCCCCACGCTGGAAGAGCGGTTACGCTCCAGGTTCGAGTGGGGCCTGATCGCCGACATCCAGCCGCCGGACCTTGAGACTAAGGCCGCCATCATTCGGAAGAAAGCGCAGGCAGAGGGCGTGCGACTTCCTGATGATGTCTCACTCTTTATCGCCAAGAACGTCCAGTCGAATATCCGGGAACTGGAGGGCTCGTTGGTCCGTCTTGTCGCCTACGCCTCGATGACGGGCCGCGACATTACCCTGGAGCTCGCCCAGGAGACGCTGAAGGACCTGAACGCCGAACGGGCCAAGGTGATCACGCTGGCCGCTATCCAACAGGCGGTCGCCGACTTCTATCGCGTCAAGGTCGAGGACCTCAAATCCAAGGACAGAAACCAGGGCGTGGTCTTGCCGCGCCAGGTCGCCATGTATCTCGGTCGAACGCTGACCCCCTCCTCGCTGCCGGTGATCGGCGAGGCGTTCGGCGGAAAAGACCACACGACCGTGATCCAC
This genomic window contains:
- a CDS encoding glutamate-1-semialdehyde 2,1-aminomutase (GSA) (Glutamate-1-semialdehyde aminotransferase) (GSA-AT) yields the protein MKKSEASIYEQFRRTHPRSDALFGQAKAAIAGGLTHDIRHLHPFPIYVDRAGGSRKWDVDGHELIDYWMGHGALILGHNYPTIQQAIAEQLGRGTHYGACHELEIRWAEQVLKLNPWIDRVRFVGSGTEATLLAIRLARAATGRDKIVKFEGHFHGWHDYAAAAIRPPFDRPASAGVPQSVLDGILICPPNDWDAFVTLVSGRDDIGGVILEPAGGSCGTIPVDHSFLRQLREFTRARGIVLIFDEVISGFRLAPGGAQQRYGIYADLTTLAKILAGGLPGGAVVGSAPLMDQLVFRDDQTWNREERVWHAGTFNANPLSAAAGLATLPLLADGHVQNKAERAGQALRNGINDVIAQLGVDACVYGESSIINLFLQPRRHGLVLDQPACQPDHHLLMDHPNQEAYHRMRCALILHGVDFPLFHGWVSAAHSNEDIEKTILAFEAALRLMQNESAL
- a CDS encoding chromosomal replication initiation protein, whose amino-acid sequence is MDNNGHGAAVNPTNSSAKADDIWKEALATIQGKVTRQSFDNWFRPLALESMEGSCVTVRLPNQFFKEWFEDHHLGVLKSVFTDLMFTGVEVVLRVAEPTGPSESDVRPEPVVRRSVKRYRNEAAILNPKYTFENFVVGSSSQFAHAGCLAVAEQLSKAYNPLFIYGGVGLGKTHLLHAIGHLVLKRNNRLKLSYVSSEKFTNDLINAIRFDSTGEFRNRYRSLDLLLIDDIQFIAGKERTQEEFFHTFNELYDSSKQIVISSDSLPREIPTLEERLRSRFEWGLIADIQPPDLETKAAIIRKKAQAEGVRLPDDVSLFIAKNVQSNIRELEGSLVRLVAYASMTGRDITLELAQETLKDLNAERAKVITLAAIQQAVADFYRVKVEDLKSKDRNQGVVLPRQVAMYLGRTLTPSSLPVIGEAFGGKDHTTVIHSCEKIKRRLTTDDAFRRQIESLSQAITS